One genomic window of Polyangium aurulentum includes the following:
- a CDS encoding ABC transporter ATP-binding protein produces MAEASPLIELIGIDKDYVTEAVVVRALRGVDITIQRGEFVAIIGQSGSGKSTMMNIIGCLDRPTRGKYVLDGIEVGARSNDARAVVRNHLIGFVFQGFNLLPRTTALENVELPLVYRGVGVGERRKRAVAALESVGLGKRMHHTPNQLSGGQQQRVAIARALVTQPPLLLADEPTGNLDTRTSLEVLDLLQRLNREQGITIVLVTHERDIAECAHRVIEMRDGQVRNDKRTEHPTNAAAVLASLPLPEDQFLV; encoded by the coding sequence ATGGCCGAGGCTTCACCCCTCATCGAGCTCATCGGGATCGACAAGGATTACGTCACCGAGGCGGTCGTGGTGCGCGCCCTGCGCGGCGTCGACATCACCATCCAGCGGGGCGAGTTCGTCGCGATCATCGGACAAAGCGGCTCGGGCAAGAGCACGATGATGAACATCATCGGCTGCCTCGACCGACCCACGCGCGGCAAGTACGTGCTCGACGGCATCGAGGTCGGCGCTCGCAGCAACGACGCGCGCGCGGTGGTTCGAAACCACCTCATCGGCTTCGTGTTCCAGGGCTTCAACCTCCTGCCGCGCACGACCGCGCTCGAGAACGTGGAGCTGCCGCTCGTCTATCGAGGCGTCGGGGTCGGCGAGCGGCGCAAGCGCGCTGTCGCGGCGCTCGAGTCCGTCGGGCTCGGCAAGCGCATGCACCACACGCCGAACCAGCTCTCCGGCGGCCAGCAGCAGCGCGTGGCGATCGCGCGCGCCCTCGTCACGCAGCCGCCGCTCCTGCTCGCCGACGAGCCCACCGGCAACCTCGACACGCGCACGAGCCTCGAGGTGCTCGATCTGCTCCAGCGGCTCAACCGCGAGCAGGGCATCACCATCGTGCTCGTCACGCACGAGCGCGACATCGCCGAGTGCGCCCACCGCGTCATCGAGATGCGCGACGGGCAGGTGCGCAACGACAAGCGCACCGAGCACCCGACCAACGCGGCGGCGGTGCTCGCGAGCCTGCCGCTGCCCGAGGATCAGTTCCTGGTATGA
- a CDS encoding ABC transporter permease — protein MRALFAAIRLALRAIVRSKLRSFLTVLGILIGVASVVIVVALGTGAQDRIAGEISSFGANLIFVWPQATQSSGVRDKANGNRLTEADGRAILAEATSVAAMAPFSSTGAQVVAGDRNAVTQVMGTTREYLSVRRYSVGTGEMFTATDELLKTKVCVIGETVREKLFGASDAVGQYVRIGRYPYRIIGVLTKKGQSTFGEDQDDRVLMPIGSYRARIQPSAPGRVQRLIISASDERTVDRAVSQIQSILRQRHRIGPDEEPDFGISTQAEIRRSTEQITGTLKVLLAAIAFISLIVGGIGVMNIMLVSVTERTREIGIRMAIGASASDILIQFLVEAVVLSVIGGLIGLAVGMGVISGIGKLLGVPFEVPLWAVVAALGTSATIGVVFGFFPALRAALMDPIVALRQE, from the coding sequence ATGAGGGCGCTCTTCGCTGCGATCCGGCTCGCGCTGCGCGCCATCGTGCGCTCGAAGCTGCGCTCGTTCCTGACGGTGCTCGGCATCCTGATCGGCGTCGCGTCGGTCGTGATCGTCGTGGCGCTCGGCACGGGCGCGCAGGACCGGATCGCGGGCGAGATCTCGAGCTTCGGTGCGAACCTCATCTTCGTCTGGCCGCAGGCGACCCAGAGCTCGGGCGTCCGCGACAAGGCGAACGGCAACCGGCTCACCGAGGCCGATGGCCGCGCGATCCTGGCAGAGGCGACGAGCGTGGCCGCGATGGCGCCGTTCAGCTCGACCGGAGCGCAGGTGGTCGCGGGCGATCGCAACGCCGTCACCCAGGTGATGGGCACGACGCGCGAATACCTGAGCGTGCGCCGCTACTCGGTCGGCACCGGCGAGATGTTCACGGCGACCGACGAGCTGCTGAAGACCAAGGTCTGCGTCATCGGCGAGACCGTACGCGAGAAGCTCTTCGGCGCGTCCGACGCCGTCGGCCAGTACGTGCGCATCGGCCGCTACCCGTACCGCATCATCGGCGTGCTCACGAAGAAGGGGCAGTCGACGTTCGGCGAGGATCAAGACGACCGGGTGCTCATGCCGATCGGCAGCTACCGCGCGCGCATCCAGCCGAGTGCGCCGGGGCGCGTGCAGCGGCTCATCATCTCCGCCTCCGACGAGCGCACCGTCGATCGCGCGGTCTCGCAGATCCAGTCGATCCTCCGCCAGCGTCATCGCATCGGACCCGACGAGGAGCCTGACTTCGGCATCAGCACCCAGGCCGAGATACGCCGCTCCACGGAGCAGATCACCGGGACGTTGAAGGTGCTGCTCGCCGCGATCGCCTTCATCTCGTTGATCGTCGGAGGCATCGGCGTGATGAACATCATGCTGGTCAGCGTGACGGAGCGGACGCGCGAGATCGGCATCCGCATGGCCATCGGCGCCTCGGCGAGCGACATCCTGATCCAGTTCCTCGTCGAGGCCGTCGTGCTGAGCGTGATCGGCGGGCTCATCGGGCTCGCGGTGGGCATGGGCGTGATCAGCGGGATCGGCAAGCTGCTCGGCGTGCCGTTCGAGGTGCCGCTCTGGGCCGTCGTCGCCGCGCTGGGGACGAGCGCGACGATCGGCGTCGTCTTCGGCTTCTTCCCGGCCCTCAGGGCAGCGCTGATGGATCCCATCGTCGCGCTGCGACAAGAATGA
- a CDS encoding ABC transporter permease, whose translation MNAFLRSLAPVWIALRAVLRNKLRASLTILSITIGIAAVVLMSALVGGASAKIQGQISSIGNNALIVFPQSARASGARTAQTGSKLSELDCLALERESTSIRIAVPFLRSSVQAVYEGRNTKAEVIGSRLGYLDVGAWKVVRGEPWTTTSESVSEKVVLIGANTAKELFGSSDPVGRLIRIGKYPYRVLGVLGEKGPSPFGQSQDDLVLMPISTMRSHVRATRPNETDAIMMSATSSETTDRAKKQAEAILRQRHNISEGSEDDFLIRSQAELQKIQGAVFGVLEVLLLGVAGVSLVVGGIGVMNIMLVSVTERTREIGIRMAIGAREADILVQFLVESLVLATLGGAVGALSGYGMIVGLSIRFDLPMTLSANALAIALGTSTLIGLIFGFFPARRAARMDPVQALARE comes from the coding sequence ATGAACGCCTTCCTGCGCTCCCTCGCCCCGGTCTGGATCGCCCTGCGCGCCGTCCTGCGCAACAAGCTGCGCGCGAGCCTCACGATCCTGAGCATCACCATCGGGATCGCGGCCGTCGTGCTCATGTCCGCGCTCGTCGGCGGCGCGAGCGCCAAGATCCAGGGGCAGATCAGCAGCATCGGTAATAACGCGCTGATCGTCTTCCCGCAGTCAGCGCGGGCCTCGGGGGCGCGCACCGCGCAGACGGGCAGCAAGCTCTCGGAGCTCGACTGCCTCGCGCTCGAGCGCGAGTCGACCAGCATCCGCATCGCCGTCCCGTTCCTTCGCTCGAGCGTGCAGGCGGTCTACGAGGGCCGTAACACGAAGGCCGAGGTCATCGGCTCGCGCCTCGGCTACCTCGACGTCGGCGCCTGGAAGGTCGTTCGCGGCGAGCCGTGGACGACCACGTCCGAGTCCGTCTCCGAGAAGGTGGTGCTCATCGGCGCGAACACCGCGAAGGAGCTGTTCGGCTCGTCGGATCCCGTGGGCAGGCTCATCCGCATCGGCAAGTATCCCTATCGGGTGCTCGGCGTGCTCGGTGAGAAGGGCCCGTCGCCCTTCGGCCAGAGCCAGGACGACCTCGTGCTGATGCCGATCTCGACCATGCGCTCGCACGTGCGCGCGACGCGCCCGAACGAGACCGACGCGATCATGATGAGCGCGACGAGCTCCGAGACGACCGACCGCGCAAAGAAGCAGGCCGAGGCGATCCTGCGGCAACGGCACAACATCTCGGAGGGGAGCGAGGACGACTTCCTCATCCGCAGCCAGGCCGAGCTGCAGAAGATTCAGGGAGCGGTCTTCGGCGTGCTCGAGGTGTTGCTGCTGGGCGTCGCGGGCGTGTCGCTGGTGGTCGGCGGCATCGGCGTGATGAACATCATGCTGGTCAGCGTGACGGAGCGGACGCGCGAGATCGGCATCCGCATGGCCATCGGCGCGCGCGAGGCGGACATCCTCGTGCAGTTCCTCGTCGAGTCGCTGGTGCTCGCGACGCTCGGCGGTGCCGTCGGAGCGCTGAGCGGCTACGGCATGATCGTCGGGCTCAGCATCCGCTTCGATCTGCCGATGACGCTGAGTGCCAATGCGCTCGCGATCGCGCTCGGCACGAGCACGCTGATCGGGCTCATCTTCGGCTTCTTCCCCGCGCGGCGCGCGGCGCGCATGGATCCGGTCCAGGCGCTCGCGCGCGAGTAG